A window from Kovacikia minuta CCNUW1 encodes these proteins:
- a CDS encoding glycosyltransferase: protein MPLNRLEISSESIQKIRQELGLGEEKIIAFIGRVSPEKGISTLIEAMKLVLEKRQDCCLLIIGPVSNNPINPLWLQDQHSEFKKFELQKENYLQDLHELSSGFEDKIRLLGSKPHQELPAYYRLCDIFAHPSSWNEPCALTLFDAIALCHGCMSPLRPHPKSLSPRRGTLNPAPFSLGRRVGDEGKSRTCKSDLLPCATPPESQSLF, encoded by the coding sequence ATGCCTTTAAACCGGTTGGAAATATCGAGTGAATCGATCCAAAAAATACGCCAAGAGTTGGGACTAGGCGAAGAAAAAATAATCGCATTTATCGGTCGAGTTTCTCCTGAAAAAGGAATCTCAACCTTGATCGAGGCAATGAAATTAGTGCTGGAAAAGAGGCAGGACTGCTGCCTGTTAATTATTGGTCCGGTTTCCAATAACCCAATTAATCCGCTTTGGCTTCAAGACCAACACTCCGAATTCAAAAAATTTGAGCTACAAAAAGAAAACTATCTTCAGGATCTCCACGAACTATCCTCCGGGTTTGAAGACAAAATTCGATTGTTAGGGAGCAAGCCTCATCAAGAGTTACCCGCTTATTACCGTCTGTGCGATATATTTGCCCATCCTTCTTCCTGGAATGAACCCTGCGCCCTGACACTCTTTGATGCGATCGCCTTGTGTCACGGGTGCATGTCACCTTTACGCCCTCACCCTAAATCCCTCTCCCCAAGGAGAGGGACTTTGAATCCTGCTCCCTTCTCCCTGGGGAGAAGGGTTGGGGATGAGGGCAAATCAAGAACTTGCAAAAGTGACCTGCTCCCCTGTGCCACTCCACCCGAATCGCAATCACTATTTTGA
- a CDS encoding ATP-binding protein, producing the protein MATPNKLPKRVSTALINALSAGVVPRVGLEHIAVGREQEMQALLQDLDNIAGGGSGFRFVIGRYGAGKSFTLQLIRNHAMERGFVVADADITPERRLAGSGGSSVATYRELMKNLSTKSRPDGGALATILERWIAGIQTQVAQETGKKSTDAGFDDLVEAKIREVTKDVADLVNGFEFANVIIAYWNGYRTDDDTKKDFAMRWLRGEFATKTEAKAALGVRVIIDDENWYDYIKLFARFVSDIGYKGLLMMLDEVIHLYKISTTISRQNNYDKLLAMFNDAMQGRVTYLGTLIGGTPQFLEDPRRGLYSDPAWQRRTSQSRFASKAGIQDAIGPVIRLEPLTREEILTLLERLVQVHVAHYNLKKPLTKQELQEFLQAIINRLGAEALLTPGEIVRDFMSVLNILHQNPKLTFNQLIQGSNFQPTRSQSAPQADEGSEYAEFTV; encoded by the coding sequence ATGGCAACCCCTAACAAGCTTCCTAAACGAGTTTCGACGGCTCTAATCAACGCCCTCAGTGCTGGTGTTGTGCCCCGGGTTGGGCTAGAGCATATTGCGGTCGGGCGAGAACAGGAGATGCAAGCGCTCCTACAAGACCTGGATAACATTGCAGGCGGAGGTTCTGGGTTCCGGTTCGTCATTGGGCGCTATGGCGCGGGCAAAAGTTTTACCCTTCAGCTTATCCGCAACCATGCAATGGAACGGGGGTTTGTGGTTGCGGATGCAGACATTACACCCGAACGGCGGTTGGCAGGTTCCGGCGGCTCCAGCGTTGCCACCTACCGAGAGTTGATGAAAAATCTTTCAACCAAGAGCCGCCCGGATGGGGGAGCTTTGGCAACGATTCTGGAACGCTGGATTGCTGGCATTCAGACCCAGGTTGCCCAAGAAACAGGTAAAAAATCGACGGATGCAGGTTTCGACGACCTGGTAGAAGCAAAAATTCGCGAAGTCACCAAGGATGTTGCGGATTTAGTCAATGGTTTTGAGTTTGCGAACGTCATCATTGCCTACTGGAATGGCTACCGCACGGATGACGATACCAAAAAGGATTTTGCGATGCGCTGGTTGAGGGGTGAATTTGCAACCAAAACAGAGGCAAAAGCAGCGCTGGGTGTGCGGGTAATTATTGACGATGAGAACTGGTATGACTACATCAAACTATTTGCCCGCTTCGTTTCCGATATTGGCTACAAAGGCTTGCTCATGATGTTAGATGAGGTCATTCACCTCTATAAAATCAGCACCACCATTTCTCGCCAGAACAACTACGATAAACTGCTGGCAATGTTTAACGATGCGATGCAGGGAAGGGTAACCTACCTCGGCACCCTGATTGGTGGTACACCCCAATTTCTAGAAGACCCGCGCCGGGGATTGTACAGCGACCCAGCGTGGCAACGTCGCACCTCCCAAAGCCGATTTGCAAGTAAGGCGGGAATTCAGGATGCGATCGGTCCTGTGATTCGGTTAGAACCGTTGACCCGTGAGGAAATTCTGACCCTCCTGGAACGGCTGGTGCAGGTTCATGTAGCCCATTACAACCTGAAGAAACCCCTCACGAAGCAAGAACTTCAGGAGTTTTTGCAAGCCATTATTAATCGGCTGGGCGCAGAAGCCCTACTGACTCCAGGCGAAATTGTGCGGGACTTCATGAGCGTGCTCAATATCCTGCACCAAAATCCCAAGCTGACATTCAATCAACTCATTCAAGGTTCCAACTTTCAGCCAACCCGATCGCAATCTGCTCCCCAGGCAGATGAAGGCAGCGAATACGCCGAGTTTACCGTGTGA
- a CDS encoding YdcF family protein: MVLLLTDVFLLLTQVLLWLVVGLIAWFVLLKLLPKPFLGMLVLLLILAVLGLSFFMGPPPTTDVLGVIWRIISFPFTPLGLIIILLLVLLTGKPGKIARRFIVLGLLVLALGSIPFFSYYLVQELELEGIEQIQALPRLEGGGRRVIVLIGQGTTRLQLRPRQGDAPATDAKAVRPISSAAFDVLARLPIQLTNKGNRLIYAAQLYQEETQAGTNPLILVSAGTRPYRLQREGEKKENISEAIDIRTFLTQTMRVPEGSITLEHDGTTVRRSAENVKKLLDDQRINYGGQVTVVTTAMNMHRTALTFKDVFGDAAINSRPTDFYTLPPPERLGKLLQGNDLISRQLLASDFLPSAEAFCASTEAIEEYLASIYYFLRGWIRPLS; this comes from the coding sequence ATGGTTTTACTGCTAACAGATGTATTTCTATTGCTGACCCAGGTGCTCCTGTGGTTGGTGGTGGGTTTGATCGCCTGGTTTGTGTTGCTCAAACTTCTGCCCAAACCGTTTCTGGGCATGCTGGTTTTGCTGCTGATCCTGGCGGTTTTGGGGTTGTCATTTTTTATGGGGCCTCCACCCACTACAGATGTTTTAGGAGTGATTTGGCGGATTATTTCCTTCCCGTTCACCCCCTTGGGATTAATCATCATCCTGTTGCTGGTGCTGCTCACAGGAAAGCCAGGTAAAATCGCCAGACGATTCATTGTCCTGGGGTTGCTTGTCCTGGCGCTGGGGAGTATTCCCTTTTTCTCCTACTATCTGGTTCAAGAACTGGAACTGGAAGGAATTGAGCAAATCCAGGCACTGCCAAGGCTGGAGGGAGGCGGGAGGCGGGTCATTGTTTTGATTGGACAGGGAACGACCCGACTCCAACTTCGTCCCCGCCAGGGCGATGCTCCGGCAACTGATGCCAAAGCAGTACGACCCATTAGTAGTGCTGCCTTTGATGTTTTAGCGAGGCTACCGATTCAACTGACGAACAAGGGCAATCGTCTGATTTATGCCGCCCAGCTTTACCAGGAGGAGACTCAGGCAGGGACCAATCCTTTGATTTTGGTCAGTGCTGGAACACGTCCCTATCGTCTTCAAAGAGAGGGGGAGAAGAAGGAAAATATCTCTGAAGCAATTGATATTCGGACTTTTTTAACCCAAACGATGAGAGTCCCTGAGGGCAGCATTACCTTAGAACACGATGGCACTACTGTTCGCAGGAGTGCTGAAAATGTGAAGAAACTGCTGGATGACCAGAGGATTAACTACGGTGGGCAGGTGACGGTTGTTACCACTGCCATGAATATGCATCGAACGGCTTTAACGTTTAAGGATGTGTTTGGGGATGCAGCAATTAATTCTCGACCCACCGATTTCTATACCCTGCCTCCGCCCGAAAGGTTGGGCAAGTTGCTTCAAGGAAATGATTTAATTTCTCGCCAACTGTTAGCCAGTGACTTTTTACCCAGTGCCGAGGCATTTTGTGCCAGCACAGAGGCGATCGAAGAATATCTCGCTTCCATCTATTATTTTCTACGCGGTTGGATCAGACCCCTTTCCTGA
- a CDS encoding sensor histidine kinase: MEPSWELLANVSHELRTPLNGMIGSLRLLLDGVVDDPEEQQEFLQEAYHLALHLLDISNEILEIARIETGHLNIVPQPVKIDTLLDNAKGFAHPLVHQKNLYFKIQPSPVQGEVILFCDYQCLKQVLFNLVGNAIKFTDEGGVTIAVDVIQEEVVIHDQTLPGRVQIQIIDTGIGVAPDQQERLFQAFTQITRRYGGTGLGLVISARLIMEMGGTISFYSQGEGHGSTVTFTVPLYSLLSS; this comes from the coding sequence ATGGAACCAAGTTGGGAACTTCTGGCTAACGTATCCCACGAATTACGGACTCCCCTGAATGGGATGATTGGCTCTCTCAGACTGCTCCTAGACGGAGTGGTAGATGACCCTGAGGAGCAACAGGAGTTCCTCCAGGAGGCTTACCATTTAGCCCTCCACCTGCTGGATATCAGTAACGAGATTTTGGAGATTGCCAGAATCGAAACCGGGCATCTGAATATTGTTCCTCAGCCCGTCAAGATCGATACCCTGCTGGATAATGCGAAGGGATTTGCCCATCCCCTGGTGCATCAAAAAAACCTGTATTTCAAAATTCAACCCTCTCCGGTACAGGGTGAAGTCATCTTGTTTTGCGACTATCAGTGCTTAAAGCAGGTCTTGTTCAATCTGGTCGGAAATGCGATTAAATTTACGGATGAAGGAGGGGTCACGATCGCCGTAGATGTGATTCAAGAAGAAGTCGTTATCCATGACCAGACTTTACCTGGCAGGGTTCAAATTCAGATCATTGACACCGGCATTGGGGTCGCGCCCGACCAGCAGGAGCGACTGTTTCAGGCATTTACCCAAATCACCCGCAGGTATGGAGGCACCGGGCTGGGCTTGGTTATCTCGGCAAGGCTGATTATGGAGATGGGAGGAACCATTAGTTTCTACAGCCAGGGCGAAGGGCATGGTTCAACTGTGACATTTACGGTGCCGCTTTACTCATTGTTATCTAGCTAG
- a CDS encoding sensor histidine kinase, with protein MESDWEHFAENLHLLRTPLNGLLGYLRLLLDEVVENSEEQHEFLQEAYRFAIHLLNTANDLPDLSRHKIGNSQLEPGQEPFARAPHALKTTLTGMSRCISDCLNLVLNKTTTTLEEEEREFLLEAYHSGLHLLGIISDSLDFLNRTKNFPSPQPVRLSQLLNDVSQFAHPLANQKHLYFEIQAPPAIEIVVLGYYRSLKQIMCNLVGNAIKFTPVGGVTIRVEVIRDKILFQNQELPGIAYFQIMETRFGFPLENQGESNPYSPDSGGLVEATKGMINFFHDESGLGSEVSFTVPLYSIS; from the coding sequence ATGGAGTCAGACTGGGAACACTTCGCTGAGAACCTTCATTTGTTACGAACTCCCCTAAATGGACTGCTTGGTTATCTCAGGTTGCTTTTGGATGAAGTGGTAGAGAACTCTGAGGAGCAACACGAATTCCTTCAGGAAGCTTACAGATTCGCCATCCATCTTCTGAATACTGCGAATGACTTACCCGATCTTTCCAGACACAAGATAGGGAATTCGCAACTAGAGCCAGGTCAGGAACCCTTTGCCCGTGCTCCTCATGCGTTAAAAACTACCCTCACGGGCATGAGCCGTTGTATCAGTGATTGTCTAAATCTGGTTCTCAATAAAACGACAACCACCTTAGAGGAAGAAGAACGAGAGTTTCTCCTGGAGGCTTATCATTCAGGTCTCCATCTTCTAGGCATTATCAGCGATTCGTTAGATTTCTTAAACAGAACGAAAAATTTTCCCAGTCCGCAACCCGTTCGGCTAAGTCAGCTTTTGAATGATGTTAGCCAGTTTGCCCATCCTCTGGCGAATCAAAAGCATCTTTATTTTGAGATTCAAGCTCCACCAGCAATCGAAATTGTTGTATTGGGCTATTACCGTTCCCTGAAACAGATAATGTGCAATCTGGTTGGAAATGCAATCAAATTTACTCCGGTAGGGGGTGTAACGATTCGGGTAGAGGTGATCAGAGACAAGATCTTGTTTCAGAATCAGGAACTCCCTGGAATAGCTTATTTTCAGATCATGGAAACGAGATTTGGGTTTCCGCTTGAAAATCAAGGAGAATCTAATCCTTACTCACCTGACTCTGGAGGGTTGGTTGAGGCAACAAAGGGGATGATTAACTTTTTTCATGACGAATCAGGCTTAGGTTCTGAAGTGTCGTTTACTGTTCCGCTTTACTCAATCTCCTAA